The DNA region CGATGGACTCATAGGACAGGCCATGGAAGCCATAGCGCTGCACGCCCTGCTCCCGGTACGCGCGGGGCAGGGCGTACGCCGAGGCCTCCTCCGGCAGCGTGGCGTGAAACGCCGTGTCGAAGCACGCGAACTGCGGCACGCCGGGATAGCGCTTCTGCACCGCGCGGATCAGCTCCAGGGCGGGCGGAATGTGGAGGGGCGCGAAGTGGGTGGCCTCCTCCAGCGCATGGAGCACCTCGGGGGTGAGCGCCTGGTGCTGGCGCAGGTGGGGGCCGCCGTGGACGAGGCGGTGGCCAATGGCCACGGGCGCCCCTGGATGAAACGTCTCCAGCCGGGAGACGGCCGCGCGGAAGGCTTCCTCCTGCGACGGATGGGCGGCGGCCTCGCTGAGCACCTGCGTACCCGCGCCATCCCGGATCGACAGCTTGCCGTGCGCACCGCCGATGTGGACGGCGGAGCCCTTGAAGAGCACGGCCTCCGAGTGCCCGGCATAGAGGCCGAACTTCAGCGAGGACGAGCCGCTGTTGATGACGAGCAGGGCGCCGCTCATCGCGCGGTCCACTTCCAGCCTTTGACCTCGGGCATGTCCTCACCGTGCTCGGAGACGTAGAGCTTGTGGCGCTGGCTGACCTCCGAGTAGCGCTGCTCGGCCGCATCGCGCCGGTGGCGCACGGCGGGCGCCTGACGGATGGCATCGAGCGCGAGCGTGTAGCGGTCCATGCCGTTGAGCACGGTCATGTCGAAGGGCGTGGTGGTGGTGCCCTCCTCCTTGTAGCCGTGGACGTGGATGTTCCCGTGGTTGGCCCGCTTGTAGGTGAGCTTGTGCACGATGGCCGGGTAGCCGTGGAACGCGAAGATGACGGGCTTGTCCTCGGAGAACAGGCGGTTGAAGTCCTCGTGGTTGAGCCCATGGGGGTGGTCCTCCACGGGCTCCAGCGTGAACAGGTCCACGACGTTGACGACGCGCACCTTCAGCTCGGGCGCCCACTCGCGCAGCACGGTCACCGCGGCCAGGGTTTCCAGGGTGGGCACATCCCCGGCGCAGGCCATGACGACGTCGGGCTCACCTTCCCCGTGGCTCGCCCAGTCCCAGGTGCCGATGCCGGCCGCGCAGTGGCGCACGGCGCTCTCGCGGTCGAGCCACACGGGGGCGGCCTGCTTCCCGGCGATGATGAGGTTCACGTAGTTCTTCGTGCGCAGACAGTGGTCGGTGACGGACAGGAGCGTGTTGGCATCCGGGGGCAGGTAGATGCGCACCGTGTCGGCCTTCTTGTTGGCCACGTGGTCGATGAAGCCTGGATCCTGGTGGGAGAAGCCGTTGTGGTCCTGGCGCCAGACGTGGGAGCTGAGCAGGTAGTTCAGCGAGGCGATGTCCGCGCGCCACGGCAGCTCCTTGGCGGATTTGATCCACTTGGCGTGCTGGTTGAACATCGAGTCGATGAGGTGGATGAACGCCTCGTAGCAGGAGAAGAAGCCGTGGCGGCCGGTGAGCAGGTAGCCCTCGAGCCAGCCCTGGCAGAGGTGCTCGCTGAGCACCTCCATCACCCGGCCCTCGGTGGAGAGCGACTCGTCCACGTCCTCGTAGCGGGCATTCCACCGCTTGCCGCTGGCCTCGTAGACGGCCTGGAGGCGGTTGGAGGCGTTCTCGTCCGGGGCGAACATGCGGAAGTTCTTCGTCCCGAGGTTCTTGCGCATGACGTCGCGCAGGTAGCCGCCGAGCACCTGGGTGGCGCTCACCTGGACGGAGCCCGGCGTCTCGAAGGGCACCGCGTAGTCGCGGAAGTTGGGCAGCACGAGGGGCACGAGGAGCTTGCCGCCATTGGCGTGGATGTTGGCGCCCATGCGCAGGCGGCCCTTGGGGGCGATGTCCGCCAGCTCTTCGCGGAAGGTGCCGTTCGCGTCGAAGAGCTCCTGGGGCCGGTAGCTGCGCAGCCACGCTTCGAGGAGCCGCAGGTGCTCCGGGTTCGAGTGGACCTCCGAGAGGGGAACCTGGTGGGCGCGCCAGGTGCCCTCCACGGGCTTGCCATCGACGGTGCGGGGGCAGGTCCACCCCTTGGGCGTCTTGAGGATGAGCATGGGCCAGCGCGGGCGTGACGCGTCCTTCTGCTCGCGGGCCTTGTGCTGGATGGCGCGGATCTCGGCATAGAGCGTGTCGAGCACGGCGGCCATCTGCTGGTGCATCGTCTTCGGGTCATCCCCTTCGAGGAAGGAGGGGTTGTAGCCGTAGCCCCGGAAGAGAGCCTCCAGCTCGTCGGGGTCGATGCGCGCGAGCAGCGTGGGGTTGGCGATCTTGTAGCCGTTGAGGTGGAGGATGGGCAGCACGGCACCATCGGTGATGGGGTTGAGGAACTTGTTGGAATGCCAGCTCGCGGCGAGGGGGCCCGTCTCGGCCTCTCCATCGCCGACGACACAGGCGACGATGAGGTCCGGGTTGTCGAAGGCGGCGCCGTAGGCGTGGAGCAGGGAGTAGCCGAGCTCGCCACCCTCGCTGATGGAGCCGGGGACTTCGGGGGCGTCATGGCTGGGGACGCCATAGGGCCAGGAGAACTGGCGGAACAGGCGCTTCAGGCCATCGGCGTTGCGCTCGATGTTGGGATAGGTCTCCGTGTAGGAGCCTTCGAGGAAGGTGTTGGCGATGATGCCGGGGGCGCCATGGCCGGGGCCAATCAGATACATCATGTTGGCCTGGTGCAGGCGGATGATGCGGTTGAGGTGGACGTAGATGAAGTTGAGCCCGGGCGTGGTGCCGAAGTGGCCCAGCAGGCGGGGCTTGAGGTCATCGAGGGTGAGGGGGCGCTCCAGGAGCGGGTTGTTCTTGAGGTAGATCTGCCCGACGGAGAGGTAGTTGGCGGCGCGCCAGTACGCGTCGATCTTCTCCAGCTCCTGCGTGCTCAGCGGACCCGACATGCCAGCTCCTTGCCCAGGGGAAGGATCCGGCCTTACCGAAGACCCGAAATGGGCAGAAGTGTCCCCCGGGAGGGGAGGGGGAAATCATCAAGCGGCGGACACTGCGGTGCTTTGCGAGGGACGTGTCCGCGCGGCTTGGCTTTTAATTCCCCTGCGCTGAGTGACGAGGAAGTTGTTAACAATTCATCCTTCCAGACCTTCGAGGCCGCCCATGCAAGTTGGTTCGTCTGCAAGTGCCCATCCCTCCGCCGTTTCCCCTGCTCCGAGCGTGGGGACGAAGGGTGGCCCTCCGCGGACGGCCCAACCGAGCGCGCTGGAAGCGGAGCAGAAGTACCTCGCTGAGGTGCGCAAGCAACTGGCCGACGTGGCGAATGGCCTGGCGGAGAAGCTGGCGAAGCAGGAGCCCGGGAGCCCGGTGGCGGCCCAGCTTCGGATCCGGCTGGAGACCCTTCAGCGGTTTGGCGAGAAGCTCGGCGTGCAGCAGGAAGACGTAAGCGCCAAGGCCCACTGAGGCGGGCGGGGACTACGTGGCAGGAGTGAAGCCGGCTGCTGCCGCTACCGCCCGGGCGTGAGTGATGCTCTGCATCCCTTCCTTGCGCAAGGAGTGATTTTTCGGGATGCGTTTGAGCCTTCGCTCCACGTCGGCCAACATGTCGAACGCTTGCCGGGCTTTGGTGGAGAAGCGGTGCAAGGATTGAACGTAGAGACAGGCCACATGCACCCGATGGGTGATGTCCGCGTATCCGAGCCGCTCACATCGGCGCAAAAGGGGGCCAAACTCGGCCCACCC from Stigmatella aurantiaca includes:
- a CDS encoding phosphoketolase family protein — its product is MSGPLSTQELEKIDAYWRAANYLSVGQIYLKNNPLLERPLTLDDLKPRLLGHFGTTPGLNFIYVHLNRIIRLHQANMMYLIGPGHGAPGIIANTFLEGSYTETYPNIERNADGLKRLFRQFSWPYGVPSHDAPEVPGSISEGGELGYSLLHAYGAAFDNPDLIVACVVGDGEAETGPLAASWHSNKFLNPITDGAVLPILHLNGYKIANPTLLARIDPDELEALFRGYGYNPSFLEGDDPKTMHQQMAAVLDTLYAEIRAIQHKAREQKDASRPRWPMLILKTPKGWTCPRTVDGKPVEGTWRAHQVPLSEVHSNPEHLRLLEAWLRSYRPQELFDANGTFREELADIAPKGRLRMGANIHANGGKLLVPLVLPNFRDYAVPFETPGSVQVSATQVLGGYLRDVMRKNLGTKNFRMFAPDENASNRLQAVYEASGKRWNARYEDVDESLSTEGRVMEVLSEHLCQGWLEGYLLTGRHGFFSCYEAFIHLIDSMFNQHAKWIKSAKELPWRADIASLNYLLSSHVWRQDHNGFSHQDPGFIDHVANKKADTVRIYLPPDANTLLSVTDHCLRTKNYVNLIIAGKQAAPVWLDRESAVRHCAAGIGTWDWASHGEGEPDVVMACAGDVPTLETLAAVTVLREWAPELKVRVVNVVDLFTLEPVEDHPHGLNHEDFNRLFSEDKPVIFAFHGYPAIVHKLTYKRANHGNIHVHGYKEEGTTTTPFDMTVLNGMDRYTLALDAIRQAPAVRHRRDAAEQRYSEVSQRHKLYVSEHGEDMPEVKGWKWTAR